GGAGTAATTTTTTTGATGTCATAATCAATCAGGAAGTCAATATCGCTTTTTTCGTCAGCTTCTCCCCTTGCCACTGAGCCAAATACACGCACATTATACGCGCCATGTTTCGAGGCAATGTTAATTATTTCTTCTCGTTTTTCTCTTAGTAACTCTAGGTTCATTTTCTTTGAATATCTTTTCTTAATTAACAATATTTTTATAATAAATTATTACAATATAAAAGTGTCAGTATCTAAGCAAGAGTTGGTTAAAAAGTAGAGTTATGAGAGTAATGAATTATCAATTATTAATTAAGGTTTGCTGAATAAATCAAAACCCTTGTCAAATAAAGATTTTAATTTATAAGCCTAAAAACCTTTGCCCCTTGCCCTTTGCCCTTTGCCCTTTTAACTAAATGTCCGAATTATTAACAAAATTATCACAACCTCTGAAAATAGGTAACGTTACCCTAAATAGTCGAGTATTTCAATCGCCCTTATCGGGGGTGACAGATTTAGTTTTTCGCCGTTTGGTGAGACGTTACGCGCCCTCCGCCATGACTTATACGGAAATGGTCAATGCCACAGAATTACAGCATTTCAAGACATTACCGAGGATCATGGAAATCGATCCTGATGAGCAACCTATCAGTATTCAATTATTTGATTGTCGCCCTGATTTTATGGCACAAGCAGCGCGCCTCGCCGTAGCAGAAGGGGCGAAAACTATCGATATAAATATGGGTTGCCCTGTGAATAAGATTACCAAAAAAGGCGGAGGCTCACGTTTATTGCGACAACCGGATATTGCCGAAGCCTTAGTAAAAGAGGTTAGAAACGCCGTTGATGTGCCGGTGACGGTGAAAACTCGTCTCGGTTGGAATGATGAGGAAATCAATATTATTGAGTTTGCCCAAAGAATGCAAAACGCTGGGGCGCAAATGATTACCATTCACGGGCGCACGAGGGCGCAGGGTTACACGGGTAAGGCACGATGGGAGTTAATCGGTGCAGTGAAACAAAATCTTGATATTCCCGTTATTGCCAATGGCGATATTTTTTCGTGGCAAGATGCTTTACGTTGCTTAACGATGACGGGCGCTGATGGGGTCATGTGTTCTCGTGGTACACTGGGTTATCCTTTTTTGGTGGGGGAAATTGATTATTTTTTGCACACGGGGCAAATTCTTCCTCAACCTACCATTAAAGAGCGTTTAAACTGTGCCAAAGAGCATTTAATCGGCTTATGGGAGTATAAAGGTTATAGGGGGATTTTACAATCTCGGAAGCATCTCAGTTGGTATTGTAAAGGGTTTGAGGGCGCTGGGGAATTGCGAGATCGATGTTCTCGTATTGAATCAGTCACGGAAGGGTTACAATTATTGGACGATGCTATCGCAATGCTAAATCATTAGTAGCGCATGTGCAAATATTTAAAAATATCATCATTGAGTCTTAACAAGCAGGGCGTTTTCAAAGTCAGATAGTTAGAACCTTTCTCCCACTATTTTTTGATAATAATTCATTGTCAATTATCAATTATCCATTGTCAATTTGCCCTCAGCACATCACTTTTTCAGCACCACCTATAGCGTTTTTCATGATAATGAGGTATGTTTATTATTCTCAAGTCCCCCTTTTTAAGGGGGATTTAGGGGGATCATCTTGTACCTCATAAGGGTGGAAATTGCTATATATAGAGTTTTGTAACGAAAAATAAACTTTAAATAACTTTGTTTTTATTCTGAAAATAATTAATAATTAATCACGGTAAAAAAAACTATAATAAAAGAAGGTAAATTTCTTAGTTATATCTTTAACAATATAGATATTTTTAGTGAAAGTTTTTTTTTAAAATAAATAAGTTTATCAGCTTTAATAAGTTAATTATTTTAATTTGCTCAAATTGAAATAACTAGATAAAAAAGTAGTAAATTAATTTTTAAATAAGTGCATATTACCAAATTTCAGGAGAAAATATCATGTTAATTAGTGATATATTAAAAAAATATAACGAGGGTTTTAGGGATTTTCGGGAGATAAATCTCAGTAAAAGTAACCTCAGTGGTATGAAATTAAGTTATGCCAACCTATCCCATTCTAAGTTAACAGAAGCGCAGTTGGCATGGTCAGATTTAGAGCGTTGTTTTCTTGTGGAATCGGATTTGCGTGGTGCTTTTTTATATGGTGCTAATCTTAGCTTTGTGAAGTTGAAAGAGGCGGTATTGATTGAAGCTGATTTGACTAAGGCGAATTTGAGTGGTGCGCAGTTACACAAGGTTGATTTACAGGGTGCAACTTTAAGCGGTGCTGTGTTAACTTGGGTAAGTCTTTATATGGCAAATTTACCTTCTGTGAATCTTTGTGGCGCTAATTTGTCGGGAGTGAATTTGCGTGGTGCTAATTTGGAGGGCGCTAATTTGAATTGGAGTAATCTTGACGGCGCCCGTCTCAGTGGCGCTAACCTAAAAGGTGCTAAACTATACGGCATTAAGCTCAAAGGTGCTTTTCTTAATGGTTTGGATTTACATAGCGTCAATTTTAGTGGGATGAATTTGGAAAATGCTAAAATGAGTGGCATGAAACTTTACGGCACTGATTTAAGTGGTAGTAACCTTGATTCTGCTTATATGCGCCGTAGTGTATTGGATCAAGCTAATCTGAAAAATGCTAGTTTAAAACAAGGGCAGTTGAAAGGTGCGCAGTTTGTTCAAGCTAATTTGATGAAAAGTAACCTCATGGAAACTGATTTGCGCACGGCAGATTTAAGTTACACCAATCTTAATTTTGCTAATTTGACGGGCGCTGATTTAAGCGATGCTAATTTTCATGGTGCTTATTTATGGGGCGCTTGTTTGAATGGGGCAATTTTAAGGGGCGCTAATTTGACGGGCGCTAATCTTCGGGATGCTGATTTATCTGGAGTGGATTTGTCTGAAGCTATTTTGACGGGCGCTACTATGCCTGATGGCAAAGTTCATTTTTAATTATCGTTTTCAAAGATTAATTATGGTTTGCTAAATAAATCAATTAAGATATATTTTTTGTTAATTCTTTCACTTAATACCTAACACCTGATACCTGACACCTTTACAGCAGATCCTAATTATAAACTAAAATAAGTTTTTGTTGGGCGTTGTAAATTTCTAGGGTAAAGTCATATTTAGAACTAATATAACGATAGTTTTTTTCTACTTGATTGATATGATTAATGAGTGCTTCCATCATGGCATTTTCATTAGTCGTACTGATTTGAGCGATGGTTGCCACATTAGTTAAATACTGAGGATGAAGAAAAACTTTAATGGTTTTATTTTCTACTAAATAATCGCAAATTTTTTCACTACTTTGACATACTCTAGTTAATTCTTGTTTGGCTTTTTCTCGATTAATTGCTAGTTTTAATTCTTTTTCTGCTAAAACTAATTTTTCTTTTGCTTCTTTTTGCAAAGTTTCCATGTCATTTTTCAGTAAACTTTCTGGAGAAAATTCTGCTAAGATTACTTCTACTTCTCGCCAATTTTTAACGGCATTTGTCCACTGATTATTATTTTCTGAGTCTTGGGCTTCTTTTACTTTTGTTTGGGCTTGTTGATAAATATTTTGAGCGTTTTCTTCTTGTTTAATTCTCTCTTTTACTATGTTCAATTCTTGCACATAACGATCTGTTAATTCTGGTTTGAGGGGCGCTGGTTTTGTCTCATCATCAATTCCTTTAATCTTATTAATAGCTTCTTGCCATTTGAGGGATAAATTTTCTAAATCTGCTAAACTTTCGATGTTGTCTTTTAATATTTGATTTTCCTTTGCTATTACTTCTGCTTCACTCAACAAATTTTCAGCCAGAATGGCTTGATTTTTTTGATATTGTACTAAGGTTAATTCGGCATTATAATCATCATTTTTATTATTTTTTAGTTCTGCAAAAACTGGCGATTTAACAGTGCTTTTAGATGCCAGCGCCCTCCGCCATATATCTTCTACTTGCTCCCATTCTGCCACTGAAAGGGGTAATTTTGAGGACATTTGACGGGCGCTGATAGCTTGTTTTTCAGCTTCCACTAAATAATTAATATCATTAGTAATAATTTGATACTCTGTAATTAAATTTTGGGCATTTTGATGATGTTTTGACCAAGCAGGAATAGTTTTTAATTGTTGAATATTTTGATTAATTATGGAAGCTAAAATCAATAATTCTTCTTCAGTATAATTAGGATTGATATTAGTTAAACTATCATTGATATTATTTTCAGTAACGGTGATTAAATCACAACTATCTAAAACACAAGGGCGAGATAAACTATAAGCAATACCGCCACCACCTACAATAACTAATCCAGCAATTAACGAGATAAAACCCACTGAAAAGTTAGCGGAATTAACAGAATAATAAACTTTTTTAGGCTGAAGTTTATTTAATAAATCATTTGACACCTCTTCTTTATTTTCTGAGGAAATCAGAGGATATTTTTTGCGGTATTTTTTGAGATATTTTACTAGATTAATTTCAAGATTTTTATTCATAATCAGGTGGTGCTGAAAAAGTATTTTGGTGAGGGGAGGTGTCAGGTTTCGGGTGTCGCGGTGTTAGGTTAAAGAATTGACAAAAAACTTATGTTTATTGATCTTTTTCTGGTACAAGAGTCTATGGAGGGAAGGGTTTTAAACCTGAAACCTACTACCTGCTACCTGAAACCTCCCTTAACTTAACATTTGAATCAGTGCGTATCGTCATTTAGTAACGACTTTGGCAGCGCCCACCCCCCCGACAAAACCGAATAAATGTCCTAACCAAGAAATATTGGGGCTAGAAGGTAAAACCCCCCAAATCATACCACCATAAAGGAAAATCACGATGAGAGAAAGAGCGATGGAGGGCGCATTACGCTGAAAGTAACCGCGCATCAAGAGAAAACCCAGATAACCAAAGATAACACCACTAACACCCATGGTCACAGAATAAGGTTTGGCAAATAACCACACTCCAACGCCACTCACCAAAGCAGAAATGGCACTAACGATGTAAAAATCTTTGGTATTTTGAAGCATCACAAACCAAGCTAATATGGCAAAAGGCGGAGTATTACTCAAAAGATGAGCAAAATTAACATGGAGGAAGGGCGCGAGAATAATTCCCCTCAAACCGACAAAATTGCGAGGGGTAATACCCAAATAATTTAGACGATTACCAAAATAAGCCTGATTGATAATTTCTACAGCCCAAAAAATTACCAAAAAAGTAGCGATAATTTTAAACTGACTGCGTAACTCCTTAACAAAAGCCTTCATCTCTTCACTGCTACTCATATTTTCCCTCATGATGATAAAACTAACTCCATTTTATACCTTGTAAAAAATATCTCGTCATATTTGACCGTTTCCATTTCTATTACTCTAAAACCGCAACGAGTAAAAACGGCATGAGAAAAAAAACTTGCTTCTGTATAAAATCGTTTAATTCCCTTTGCTTTACCTTGATTTAAAACATATTTTAGTAATTTTGTACCATATCCTTGCCGAGTAAAATCGGGATGAAGATAAAAAGAGGCAATATGTCCATCATCTCTTAAACCGCAAAAACCAATAACTTGATTTTCCTGCAAGATAACATAAGTTGCTGGAGAAAAAATAAATTCGTAGAACTTATTACGGTGGGAGGGCGCTTTTGCCCAGGCGATCACTTGTTCTGGTGTATAGAGGGAGGGCGCTAGTTTCAATACCGATTGGCGATATATTTCTCTCAATAAGTCAAATTCACTGGGGAAAACTAAACGAAATGAAATCATCTTAATATGTTATTTTAGAAACTAAGTTGTCGATTAACAACTAAAGAAATAAAATTAAAAAACATCCTCATAAGGAAATCAGGGAAATAATTGAATATGCCCAGAAAAGAGGATGGATTGTAAAAGAATCTCATGGTCACGCTTGGGGTATTGTATATTGTCCTTATAACAATAATAGCTGTCGTGGTGGCAAGTGTTGTAAAGTAAGTATCTGAAGTACACCTAC
This DNA window, taken from Cyanobacterium sp. T60_A2020_053, encodes the following:
- a CDS encoding nucleotidyltransferase domain-containing protein, giving the protein MNLELLREKREEIINIASKHGAYNVRVFGSVARGEADEKSDIDFLIDYDIKKITPWFPVGLIRDLENFLEKKVDVVTAVGLKERIKERVFQEAISL
- the dusB gene encoding tRNA dihydrouridine synthase DusB encodes the protein MSELLTKLSQPLKIGNVTLNSRVFQSPLSGVTDLVFRRLVRRYAPSAMTYTEMVNATELQHFKTLPRIMEIDPDEQPISIQLFDCRPDFMAQAARLAVAEGAKTIDINMGCPVNKITKKGGGSRLLRQPDIAEALVKEVRNAVDVPVTVKTRLGWNDEEINIIEFAQRMQNAGAQMITIHGRTRAQGYTGKARWELIGAVKQNLDIPVIANGDIFSWQDALRCLTMTGADGVMCSRGTLGYPFLVGEIDYFLHTGQILPQPTIKERLNCAKEHLIGLWEYKGYRGILQSRKHLSWYCKGFEGAGELRDRCSRIESVTEGLQLLDDAIAMLNH
- a CDS encoding pentapeptide repeat-containing protein, which gives rise to MLISDILKKYNEGFRDFREINLSKSNLSGMKLSYANLSHSKLTEAQLAWSDLERCFLVESDLRGAFLYGANLSFVKLKEAVLIEADLTKANLSGAQLHKVDLQGATLSGAVLTWVSLYMANLPSVNLCGANLSGVNLRGANLEGANLNWSNLDGARLSGANLKGAKLYGIKLKGAFLNGLDLHSVNFSGMNLENAKMSGMKLYGTDLSGSNLDSAYMRRSVLDQANLKNASLKQGQLKGAQFVQANLMKSNLMETDLRTADLSYTNLNFANLTGADLSDANFHGAYLWGACLNGAILRGANLTGANLRDADLSGVDLSEAILTGATMPDGKVHF
- a CDS encoding rhomboid family intramembrane serine protease; translation: MRENMSSSEEMKAFVKELRSQFKIIATFLVIFWAVEIINQAYFGNRLNYLGITPRNFVGLRGIILAPFLHVNFAHLLSNTPPFAILAWFVMLQNTKDFYIVSAISALVSGVGVWLFAKPYSVTMGVSGVIFGYLGFLLMRGYFQRNAPSIALSLIVIFLYGGMIWGVLPSSPNISWLGHLFGFVGGVGAAKVVTK
- a CDS encoding GNAT family N-acetyltransferase — its product is MISFRLVFPSEFDLLREIYRQSVLKLAPSLYTPEQVIAWAKAPSHRNKFYEFIFSPATYVILQENQVIGFCGLRDDGHIASFYLHPDFTRQGYGTKLLKYVLNQGKAKGIKRFYTEASFFSHAVFTRCGFRVIEMETVKYDEIFFTRYKMELVLSS